Part of the Kitasatospora sp. NBC_01266 genome, GCCGTCAGTCACCTGCTGGGGCACGGACATCACCGGGTCGCCTGCTTCGGCGGCTCGAACACCCGCGGACCGTACGACCCGGTGACCGGCCGGGTCGCGGGGTGGAGCGAGGCGATGGCCGCGGCCGGCCTTCCGGTGGACGGCCTGCTGACCGAGGCGCCGTTCGACCGGGTCAACGCCTATGGGGTGGCGCGCCGGCTGCTCGGGCGGCCGGATCGCCCCTCGGCGGTCTTCTGCGTGACCGACGACCAGGCGATCGGGCTGCTGCGGGCGGCCGCCGAGCTCGGCCTGCGGGTGCCGCAGGACCTGGCGGTGGTGGGCTTCGACGACATCGCCGAGGCGACGATCGCCGATCCGCCGCTGACCACCGTGGCGTCGGCCCAGGGGGCGATGGCGCGGGCCGCGGTCGACCTGGCGCTGGAGACCGATCCGCATGCCTGGGAGTCGGGGCCCAGGGTCCGGGAGTTCCCCGTCCAACTGGTGGTGCGGCGCTCGTGCGGGTGCGCGCCGGTGTAGCGGGTGCGCGCCGGGAGCACGGGAGTAGCCGGGAGTACGGGGAGTAGCGGAGCAGGGGAGACGACTGCCGCGCTGCGGATTGGCGTGCGCCCTCGGCAGCGCCCGCTGGCCCGCTGGGCCCGGTCAGGCGCCGCGCCGGCCCTCGCCGGTGCCCGGGTTCAGGTGGGCCTGGGCCGGCTCCTCGGCGTCCTGCGGGGTGCGGGTGACCCGGGTGCCGGGGTGCAGGCGGGCGCAGAGGAAGGCGACCGCGAGGGCGATGGCCATGCCGTAGAGGACGTAGCGGTTGCCTTCGGCGAAGTCGAGCCGGATGGCGTCCAGGGTGCTGGTGCTGACTCCGGCGGGGGCGGCGCCGCCGCTGCTGCCGGTGAGGTTCTGGGTGATGCTCTTGGCGGTGCTGTGGGCGACGCCGGAGGGCAGGCCCTGGCCGGTCAGGGTGGTGGTGATCTTCGACGTGGTGGTGTTCAGCAGGATCGTGCCGAGGACGGCCAGGCTGAGGCTGGCGGAGTAGTTGCGCACGGTCTGGGTGATACCGGTGACCTCGCCGTAGGAGGCGTCGATGGCGCGGTTGACCGCGTCGGTGGAGGCCGGGGTCAGCAGCAGTCCGATGCCCGCGCCGCCCATCACGATGCACCACCACTGGGCGCCCAGGGACAGGTCGGTGATCCTCGCCGCCCAGAACGCGAAACCGACCGCGCCGAGCGCGGTGCCGAGCAGCATGGGTGACTTGGCGCCGCGCTGGTCGAGCATCCGGCCGCCGAGCTGCGAACCGGGGGCGAAGCCG contains:
- a CDS encoding LacI family DNA-binding transcriptional regulator — its product is MSKVTRNDVARLAGTSTAVVSYVINNGPRPVAPMTRERVLAAIAELGYRPNSVAQAMARRRTNLIGIVVPDARQPFFAGLAHAVEQVAAEKGKLLLIGNSDYADDRENHYIRAFLGMQVDGLILISQNPSAQAMADMSAIDSGTRVVMLHHRIELTDNVAVVTDDAGGARLAVSHLLGHGHHRVACFGGSNTRGPYDPVTGRVAGWSEAMAAAGLPVDGLLTEAPFDRVNAYGVARRLLGRPDRPSAVFCVTDDQAIGLLRAAAELGLRVPQDLAVVGFDDIAEATIADPPLTTVASAQGAMARAAVDLALETDPHAWESGPRVREFPVQLVVRRSCGCAPV